One genomic window of Tenacibaculum tangerinum includes the following:
- a CDS encoding CBS domain-containing protein encodes MGIINFQGKRNNRPIKKREPILVSDYMTKKLITFREDQPIEDVIEVLIKNKISGGPVVNNNNELIGIISEGDCMKQISESRYYNLPIDRNNTVGKAMVREVETIDGNMNILDATNKFLESRRRRFPIVENGKLVGQISQKDVLIAAMKLKGNTWK; translated from the coding sequence ATGGGAATAATAAACTTTCAAGGTAAACGAAACAATCGGCCTATAAAAAAAAGAGAGCCAATTTTAGTATCAGACTATATGACTAAAAAGTTAATTACATTTCGAGAAGACCAGCCAATTGAAGATGTAATAGAGGTATTAATTAAAAATAAAATTTCTGGCGGTCCTGTTGTAAATAATAATAATGAATTGATTGGAATTATTTCTGAAGGAGACTGCATGAAGCAGATTTCAGAGAGTAGGTATTATAACTTACCGATTGATCGCAATAATACAGTAGGAAAGGCTATGGTGAGAGAGGTGGAAACCATAGATGGCAATATGAACATATTAGATGCTACGAATAAGTTTTTAGAATCTCGTAGAAGACGCTTCCCTATTGTAGAAAATGGTAAGTTAGTGGGCCAGATTAGTCAAAAAGATGTGCTTATAGCCGCAATGAAACTCAAAGGAAATACATGGAAATAG
- a CDS encoding M20/M25/M40 family metallo-hydrolase, which produces MKSSRNYLAVLIIIVTVYWSFNDILPSVTSSKTEIKPSEFSINNALFHVKNISQKPHYTGSSEHKKVQEYLVQELKKLNLEPEIQYQTAINKKWRAATTVENIIARIKGTDSTKALLLLTHYDSKGHSSLGASDAASGVATILEGVRAYLAANKVPKNDVIILFSDAEELGLLGAQAFVEKHPWAKDVGLVLNFEARGSGGSSYMLMETNGKNKTLLTEFLKANSNYPAANSLMYGVYKKLPNDTDLTVFREKGNINGFNFAFIDDHFDYHTEQDSYERLDRGTLLHQADYFISSLNYFANADLTNLDSATDQIYVNFPLTKILTYPFSWVLPMLIIAFLLFIALISVGLFKGKISAIAMLKGFIPYSISLLLCTGISYGLWQLLLIIHPQYNDMLHGFTYNGHHYIIAFIFLNIWIIFKVYNKVKNVKAQDLLIAPIAVGLIVNLLIYKNLPGAGFFIVPVFASLLILAILLFLNVNQKSKATLFAIISVPTIYMIAPMIQLFPIALGLKTLFVSAILLVLLFGYMLPVFYRENTKNGWQTFTGFVSLVFFALATFNSGFSKENKKPNSLVFIQNSDTNTSYWASHNKTLDGYTKQYFNENSLQGGTGLIAGKSKYNTSFNYYKKVENKNIRISNISINQDTVVNNKRNVSLTITPTRTINTYEFFTNTAIELSNFIVNGALYDNGNAFMTTKGTLLIYQMANTDKNLTISFTIDKNTKPDIIINEISNDLLSHPKFKVRPRSEIMMPMPFVVNDAIICTRKLVL; this is translated from the coding sequence ATGAAATCATCAAGAAATTACCTTGCAGTTCTCATCATTATTGTAACTGTATACTGGAGTTTTAACGATATTCTGCCTAGTGTAACATCTTCTAAAACAGAAATAAAACCCTCAGAATTTTCAATTAATAATGCGCTATTTCATGTAAAAAATATTTCTCAAAAACCACATTACACAGGTTCTTCGGAACATAAAAAAGTACAAGAATACCTAGTTCAAGAATTAAAAAAACTAAACCTAGAACCTGAAATTCAATATCAAACGGCTATTAATAAAAAGTGGAGGGCTGCTACTACAGTAGAAAATATCATTGCAAGAATTAAGGGAACCGACAGTACTAAAGCGCTGCTGCTATTAACTCATTACGACTCTAAAGGACACTCTTCTCTAGGAGCAAGTGATGCAGCTTCTGGTGTTGCCACTATTTTAGAAGGGGTAAGAGCCTACTTAGCTGCAAATAAAGTTCCTAAAAACGATGTTATTATACTCTTTTCAGATGCTGAAGAGTTAGGGCTTTTAGGGGCACAAGCTTTTGTTGAAAAACATCCTTGGGCAAAAGATGTTGGATTGGTTTTAAACTTTGAAGCTCGCGGTAGTGGCGGTTCTAGCTATATGTTAATGGAAACTAACGGAAAAAATAAAACACTGCTAACCGAGTTTTTAAAAGCAAATTCCAATTATCCTGCAGCTAATTCACTAATGTATGGTGTGTACAAAAAGTTACCTAACGATACCGATTTAACTGTTTTTAGAGAAAAAGGGAATATAAACGGATTTAATTTTGCTTTTATCGACGATCATTTTGATTATCATACTGAACAAGATTCGTACGAAAGACTCGATAGAGGAACGTTATTGCACCAAGCAGATTATTTTATAAGTTCGTTAAACTATTTTGCAAATGCCGATTTAACCAACTTAGATAGTGCTACAGACCAAATTTACGTGAATTTTCCATTAACCAAAATTTTAACCTATCCTTTTTCTTGGGTATTGCCAATGCTAATTATTGCTTTTTTATTATTTATAGCTTTAATTTCTGTAGGCTTATTCAAAGGCAAAATTTCTGCTATTGCCATGCTAAAAGGTTTTATTCCTTACTCAATATCTTTACTTCTTTGTACAGGAATTTCATACGGACTGTGGCAATTATTGTTAATTATTCACCCACAATATAACGATATGCTTCATGGCTTTACGTATAATGGACATCACTATATTATCGCTTTTATTTTCTTAAATATTTGGATTATTTTCAAAGTGTACAATAAAGTAAAGAATGTAAAAGCACAAGACTTACTAATTGCACCCATAGCAGTTGGATTGATTGTAAATCTTTTAATTTATAAGAATCTTCCAGGTGCTGGTTTTTTTATTGTACCTGTTTTTGCTTCTTTACTAATTTTGGCAATTCTTCTTTTTTTGAATGTAAATCAGAAATCAAAAGCGACACTTTTTGCAATTATTTCTGTTCCTACTATATACATGATTGCTCCGATGATTCAATTATTTCCTATTGCACTAGGTTTAAAAACATTGTTTGTCTCTGCAATTCTTCTTGTATTGCTTTTTGGATATATGCTTCCTGTATTTTATCGAGAAAATACTAAAAATGGATGGCAAACCTTCACTGGTTTCGTTTCACTTGTATTTTTTGCACTTGCCACCTTTAATAGTGGTTTTTCTAAAGAAAATAAGAAACCTAACAGTTTGGTTTTTATTCAAAATTCAGATACCAACACGTCGTATTGGGCGAGTCATAATAAAACATTAGATGGTTATACGAAACAATATTTTAATGAAAATTCTCTACAAGGAGGTACTGGTTTGATTGCTGGAAAAAGTAAGTACAATACGTCTTTTAATTATTACAAGAAAGTTGAAAATAAAAATATTCGTATCTCTAACATCTCTATAAATCAAGATACTGTAGTTAATAATAAAAGAAATGTATCTCTAACGATTACACCTACTCGTACTATTAATACTTATGAATTTTTTACAAATACAGCTATAGAACTAAGCAATTTTATCGTAAACGGTGCTTTGTATGATAATGGGAACGCTTTTATGACCACTAAAGGGACTTTATTAATTTATCAAATGGCTAATACAGATAAAAACTTGACTATTTCATTTACTATTGATAAAAATACAAAACCTGATATTATTATTAACGAAATATCAAACGACTTGTTATCGCATCCAAAATTTAAGGTAAGACCAAGAAGCGAAATAATGATGCCGATGCCTTTTGTAGTAAATGATGCGATTATTTGTACGAGAAAACTTGTTCTTTAA
- a CDS encoding C1 family peptidase: MKHTFLIRLVIVMLLFGNCQEPYLKFNPLAEEDIIEVPAVIEPQQSINDPQKCGLCSSDLESKKTATQIDVIEIPDDLPDNYDLSDDMPPVRSQGYQGSCSAWATTYYLKSYQEKIQYEYDYESYKDVMSPAFVYNQANADTCCCDSGSSISKILEILKTKGVNSWEEFPYSDSQCTNLPNETQLELAIKNKIEDYFSLGIPDTNTNPEYTLINLIKTLIYDQKPIVIGLDWPNLIFKNHDTEIIAYSYSENPIVDCGHAVLIVGYDNEMNAFKFVNSWGTDWGNEGYGWIHFDFFLPIDDNSFKNGLTQAFVAYDVIEETEDIESK, from the coding sequence ATGAAACATACATTTCTTATAAGATTGGTAATAGTAATGTTGTTATTTGGCAATTGTCAAGAACCATATCTTAAATTCAATCCACTAGCTGAGGAAGATATTATAGAAGTACCAGCCGTTATAGAGCCACAACAATCTATTAATGACCCTCAAAAATGTGGGCTTTGCAGTTCTGATCTTGAAAGTAAAAAAACAGCAACACAAATAGACGTAATTGAAATACCTGATGATTTACCTGACAACTATGATTTATCAGATGATATGCCTCCTGTTAGAAGCCAGGGGTACCAAGGAAGTTGTAGTGCTTGGGCTACTACTTATTACTTAAAAAGTTATCAAGAAAAAATACAGTATGAATATGACTACGAATCGTACAAAGATGTAATGAGTCCGGCTTTTGTATACAATCAAGCAAATGCCGATACTTGTTGTTGTGACTCTGGGTCTAGTATTTCAAAAATACTAGAAATTCTAAAAACCAAGGGGGTAAACAGCTGGGAAGAATTCCCATATTCTGATTCTCAATGTACTAATTTACCTAATGAAACACAATTAGAGCTTGCTATTAAAAATAAAATTGAGGACTATTTTTCTCTTGGAATTCCCGATACCAATACCAATCCTGAGTATACTTTAATAAACCTTATTAAAACCTTAATTTACGATCAAAAGCCTATTGTTATAGGATTAGATTGGCCCAATCTTATTTTTAAAAACCATGATACAGAAATCATTGCCTATTCTTATAGCGAAAATCCAATAGTAGATTGTGGTCATGCAGTTCTAATAGTAGGTTATGACAATGAAATGAATGCTTTTAAATTTGTGAACTCTTGGGGAACCGACTGGGGCAATGAAGGGTATGGCTGGATTCACTTTGATTTTTTCTTGCCTATAGATGATAATAGTTTTAAAAATGGTTTAACTCAAGCATTTGTAGCTTATGATGTAATAGAGGAAACTGAAGACATAGAAAGTAAGTAA
- a CDS encoding DEAD/DEAH box helicase: MKINSREKSYSSNPQALSFINHIKSNESKLEFVESSLYYDFPIFKDFDGDILISQLLIISKSHGIILVSFDDSKDTINSVDGEFLIQEIEQLHSVIFSRLLRNRNLRKSKTELLFPITSFIFNTNLIEDSQLEDLHCISNFTSLETFLEDLNHYFIDNQEYIELIATIEGANGLLKPKERPNLTENKIKGLTATEIEKEINTFDEFQKKAFMNEIIGPERIRGLAGSGKTVVLALKAAITHLRKPDANIVYTFYTKSLYQHIQRLITRFYRQYDDKDPDWSKLKIVHAWGNATNTGIYYETCEKNQVPFFSFSKAAAQDPSHPFDYACKTLLKLEQLEKVYDYMFIDEGQDFPESFIKLCLRICNEGRIVWAYDELQTIFQVKTPGIETVLEGTEYKGLEEDIILYKCYRNPREVLVTAHSVGFGIYGDIVQMLDEKDYWNDIGYKLIQGEFKEGQKIIIKRPKENSLETISKYFTKEEIVKFNYYEDFPSELTECVNNIKDDLNKGLLPDDILVIVVDDRNAKSYLNNIQQLLAAEKIKSNNIHADKFSIKDFAIPNHVTLSTIHKAKGNEAYSVHVVGIDSLYSLKPSIRERNLMFTAMTRTKGWLSLSGVGKAAENWTKELNIALDKLPNIEFIYPSQKALSIMKRDIEAKATRKSKQAKMLDDLLSEMSPEEIKQFLEQREVNKNNK, translated from the coding sequence ATGAAAATAAACTCAAGAGAAAAATCATATAGCTCTAATCCACAAGCTTTATCATTTATAAATCATATCAAATCGAATGAAAGTAAACTTGAGTTTGTCGAGTCAAGTTTATATTATGATTTTCCAATATTTAAGGATTTTGACGGTGATATACTAATATCACAACTGCTAATAATTTCCAAAAGTCACGGAATAATCTTAGTATCATTCGATGATTCGAAAGATACCATAAATAGTGTTGATGGAGAATTTTTAATCCAAGAAATAGAACAACTACATTCTGTAATTTTTAGTCGATTATTAAGAAACCGAAATTTAAGAAAATCTAAAACTGAACTTCTTTTCCCTATCACCTCCTTTATTTTCAACACCAACCTAATCGAAGATAGTCAATTAGAAGATTTACATTGTATATCGAATTTCACAAGTCTTGAAACTTTTCTTGAAGACCTAAACCATTATTTTATTGATAATCAAGAATATATAGAATTAATTGCAACTATTGAAGGAGCAAATGGGCTTCTAAAACCTAAAGAAAGACCTAATCTTACAGAAAATAAAATCAAAGGCTTAACCGCTACAGAAATAGAGAAAGAAATAAACACTTTTGATGAATTTCAAAAAAAAGCTTTCATGAATGAGATCATTGGACCTGAAAGAATTCGCGGATTAGCTGGTTCTGGAAAAACTGTAGTTTTAGCTTTAAAAGCAGCCATCACTCATTTAAGAAAACCAGATGCCAATATTGTTTACACTTTTTATACAAAAAGTTTATACCAGCATATTCAGAGATTAATAACTAGATTTTATAGACAGTATGATGATAAGGATCCTGATTGGAGTAAATTAAAAATTGTACATGCTTGGGGTAATGCTACAAATACTGGGATTTATTATGAAACTTGTGAAAAGAATCAAGTTCCTTTCTTCTCTTTTTCAAAAGCTGCTGCTCAAGACCCCTCACATCCTTTTGATTATGCATGTAAGACTTTATTAAAATTAGAACAATTAGAAAAAGTTTATGATTATATGTTTATTGATGAAGGTCAAGATTTTCCAGAGTCCTTTATTAAATTATGTTTAAGAATCTGTAATGAAGGTAGAATAGTATGGGCATATGATGAGTTACAAACAATTTTTCAGGTAAAAACACCTGGTATAGAAACAGTTCTTGAAGGAACTGAATATAAAGGGCTTGAAGAAGATATAATTCTTTATAAATGTTACAGAAACCCCAGAGAAGTCTTAGTTACTGCTCATTCAGTTGGTTTTGGTATATATGGAGATATTGTGCAAATGCTTGATGAAAAAGACTATTGGAACGATATAGGGTATAAGCTAATTCAAGGTGAATTTAAAGAAGGTCAAAAAATAATTATTAAACGCCCTAAAGAGAATTCTTTAGAAACCATTTCAAAATATTTTACAAAAGAAGAAATAGTTAAATTTAATTACTATGAAGATTTTCCATCAGAATTAACAGAATGTGTCAATAATATTAAAGATGATTTAAATAAAGGTTTATTACCAGACGATATTTTGGTGATAGTAGTAGATGATAGAAATGCAAAATCATATCTCAATAATATTCAGCAATTACTTGCAGCAGAAAAAATAAAATCCAATAACATTCATGCTGACAAATTCAGTATTAAAGATTTTGCTATTCCAAACCATGTAACACTAAGCACAATTCATAAAGCAAAAGGGAATGAAGCTTATTCAGTTCATGTAGTAGGTATTGATTCTTTGTACTCCCTAAAACCCTCTATTCGTGAAAGAAACCTTATGTTTACAGCAATGACTAGAACAAAGGGATGGTTATCACTTAGCGGTGTTGGGAAAGCTGCAGAAAACTGGACAAAAGAGTTAAATATAGCTTTAGATAAACTACCTAACATAGAATTCATCTATCCTAGCCAAAAAGCTCTGAGTATAATGAAGAGAGACATAGAAGCCAAGGCAACCCGAAAAAGTAAACAAGCTAAAATGCTAGATGATTTATTATCTGAAATGTCTCCCGAAGAAATAAAACAATTTTTAGAACAAAGAGAGGTTAATAAAAATAATAAGTAA
- a CDS encoding single-stranded DNA-binding protein encodes MNALKNRVQLIGNLGNTPEIITLESGKKLAKFAIATNETYKNSQGERVTDTQWHNVVAWNKTAEIIEKYLEKGKEVMIEGKLTSRSFEDKEGNKRYITEVVCNELLMLGNK; translated from the coding sequence ATGAATGCACTAAAAAACAGAGTACAGTTAATTGGGAATTTAGGAAATACTCCAGAAATTATCACGCTAGAGAGTGGAAAAAAACTAGCAAAATTCGCAATTGCTACCAATGAAACGTATAAAAATAGTCAAGGAGAAAGAGTTACAGATACGCAATGGCATAATGTGGTGGCTTGGAATAAAACAGCCGAAATTATAGAAAAGTACTTAGAAAAAGGAAAAGAAGTGATGATAGAGGGGAAACTTACTTCTCGCTCTTTTGAAGATAAAGAAGGGAATAAACGTTATATAACAGAAGTAGTTTGTAATGAACTTTTAATGTTAGGAAACAAGTAG
- a CDS encoding GNAT family N-acetyltransferase has product MKFYLQTERLILRELQESDLEGMFELDSNPEVHKYLGNKPITTRKQAKDNIAFIKEQYKKRGVGRFACIEKVSGDFIGWSGLKLNQGKKESLNGFTNFIDIGYRFIPRYWNKGYASESAFACLDFGFNKLHYDIIYGAADVANIGSNKVLQKIGLEFVNEFVHEGVDVNWYELKRTGYER; this is encoded by the coding sequence ATGAAATTTTATTTACAAACTGAACGATTAATTTTACGAGAGCTTCAAGAAAGTGATTTGGAAGGGATGTTTGAGTTAGACTCGAACCCAGAGGTTCATAAATACCTAGGCAACAAACCGATTACAACACGTAAACAAGCGAAAGACAACATAGCATTTATAAAAGAGCAGTATAAAAAAAGGGGCGTTGGTAGATTTGCCTGTATAGAAAAGGTTTCTGGTGACTTTATAGGTTGGTCTGGTTTAAAACTGAATCAAGGAAAAAAAGAATCGCTAAACGGTTTTACTAATTTTATTGATATTGGCTATCGGTTTATTCCACGCTATTGGAATAAAGGCTATGCCTCAGAATCTGCCTTTGCTTGCTTAGATTTTGGGTTCAATAAACTACATTATGACATCATTTATGGGGCTGCCGATGTAGCAAATATTGGTTCGAATAAAGTTTTGCAAAAAATAGGACTCGAATTTGTAAATGAATTTGTGCATGAGGGAGTAGATGTAAACTGGTATGAACTAAAAAGAACAGGGTATGAGCGATAA
- a CDS encoding RNA polymerase sigma factor has translation MDLERLIYLCKKRDLKAQAILYKEYKDFLFVLSLKYCKNREEAQDNIQDAFIEIFKSIHKFKDKGSFEGWMKRITINKAIDKYKKSIKTNTIIHEHNLSEDIEVTNIDETPLPTILKFIQELPNQYRLVFNLYELDDYSHKEISKLLLISVGTSKSNLFRAKQILKSKIEEYRKLQ, from the coding sequence TTGGATTTAGAAAGGTTAATTTATTTATGTAAAAAAAGAGATCTCAAGGCTCAAGCCATTCTTTACAAAGAATATAAAGACTTTCTTTTTGTGCTATCATTAAAATATTGCAAAAATCGTGAAGAAGCACAAGATAATATCCAAGATGCATTTATAGAAATTTTTAAAAGCATCCATAAATTTAAAGATAAAGGATCTTTTGAAGGATGGATGAAAAGAATTACAATTAACAAAGCTATTGACAAGTACAAGAAAAGTATTAAAACTAATACTATTATTCATGAACACAATCTATCCGAAGATATTGAAGTAACGAATATTGATGAAACTCCGCTACCTACAATATTAAAATTTATTCAAGAATTACCTAACCAGTATAGACTCGTTTTTAATTTATATGAACTCGATGATTATTCTCATAAAGAAATATCAAAATTATTATTGATTTCTGTTGGAACTTCAAAATCAAACCTTTTTAGAGCCAAGCAAATTTTAAAAAGTAAAATCGAGGAGTATAGAAAACTGCAATAA
- the folK gene encoding 2-amino-4-hydroxy-6-hydroxymethyldihydropteridine diphosphokinase, translated as MKIQRITYISIGTNQGNKLENIQQAINLIANKVGSVLKVASVYETASWGFHSDNFYNTCIRVSTYLPPEQLIVRLLSIEKELGRTRKNTDGYSDRLIDLDILLFDDEIIFSKTLIVPHPRMLERKFALVPLVEIARNVIHPIEKKHLYSCLENCTDTSEIKKLDIQLKRPIPITEKYNYIAIEGNIGAGKTSLAKMMSDEFNAKVVLERFADNPFLPKFYNDNERYAFPLEMSFLADRYQQLSDDLAQFDLFKNFIVSDYYIFKSLIFAQITLHSDEYKLYRKMFDLMYREITKPDLYVYLYQNTERLLENIKKRGRDYEQNIEASYLQKIHDGYTNFIKTQPDLNILIIDVSNLDFVNNHDDYETIITKIKNHNT; from the coding sequence ATGAAAATACAACGAATTACATATATTTCTATAGGAACCAATCAAGGAAATAAACTTGAAAACATACAACAAGCAATTAACTTAATTGCCAATAAAGTGGGTAGTGTTTTAAAGGTAGCATCTGTATACGAAACTGCCTCATGGGGATTTCACAGTGATAACTTTTACAATACCTGTATTCGAGTTTCAACCTATTTGCCTCCAGAACAATTAATAGTTAGATTGCTTTCTATAGAAAAAGAACTTGGAAGAACTCGAAAAAACACTGATGGATATTCTGATAGATTAATTGATTTAGATATTTTATTATTTGATGACGAAATTATCTTCTCTAAAACCTTAATCGTACCGCATCCACGAATGTTAGAGCGTAAGTTTGCACTGGTTCCTTTGGTTGAAATTGCACGCAATGTAATTCATCCGATTGAAAAAAAGCATTTATATAGTTGTTTAGAAAATTGTACAGATACTTCTGAAATCAAGAAATTAGATATACAATTAAAACGACCAATTCCAATTACCGAAAAGTATAATTATATAGCTATTGAAGGTAATATTGGTGCGGGTAAAACTTCATTAGCCAAGATGATGTCTGACGAGTTTAATGCAAAAGTTGTGTTAGAACGCTTTGCCGACAATCCGTTTTTACCAAAATTTTACAACGACAATGAACGCTATGCATTTCCTTTAGAAATGAGTTTTTTAGCAGATCGTTATCAACAATTATCAGACGATTTGGCTCAATTCGATTTGTTTAAAAACTTTATTGTTTCTGATTACTATATTTTTAAATCACTAATTTTTGCTCAAATTACGTTGCATAGCGATGAGTACAAGTTATATAGAAAAATGTTTGATTTGATGTACCGGGAAATTACCAAACCCGATTTGTACGTATACCTATATCAAAATACAGAGCGTTTATTAGAAAATATTAAAAAACGTGGGCGTGATTACGAACAAAATATAGAAGCAAGTTACTTACAAAAAATTCACGATGGGTATACCAACTTTATCAAAACACAACCTGATTTAAACATTCTAATTATTGATGTTTCTAATTTAGATTTTGTAAATAATCATGATGATTACGAAACCATTATTACCAAGATTAAAAACCACAATACATAA
- a CDS encoding outer membrane beta-barrel protein, with the protein MKKDTLIKEESKNKWNLSVVGGINYLNSITKGSSIDKNLENNSIDHNFSYNFGVYLNYDANEKFSFRVGIHKLQMNYRTTRILIEEPQIQLGSLTQINGISTQYTGTINSIFNNDSHINITQKIIYIEVPTELKYRLKNNHNYKLDLIAGYSTLFLQNNSIYGDSNNTKKFKIGTTDNVSKVNLSMNLGISNQFELSNNLFLNLELNYKQYLNTYNKNNMNLAPFMINLQTGLTYKVQ; encoded by the coding sequence ATCAAAAAAGATACTTTAATAAAAGAAGAAAGTAAAAACAAATGGAATTTAAGTGTAGTGGGCGGAATTAATTATCTAAACTCTATTACAAAAGGAAGTTCAATTGATAAAAATCTAGAAAACAATTCGATCGATCATAATTTTTCATACAACTTTGGTGTGTATTTAAACTATGATGCAAATGAAAAATTTAGTTTTCGTGTTGGAATTCATAAGCTACAAATGAATTATAGAACTACTCGTATTCTGATTGAAGAGCCTCAAATACAGCTAGGATCTCTCACCCAAATTAATGGTATTTCTACCCAATATACGGGTACTATTAATTCAATATTTAACAATGACTCTCATATAAATATTACTCAAAAAATTATTTATATAGAAGTACCAACTGAATTAAAATACAGACTTAAAAACAATCATAACTATAAATTAGATTTAATCGCTGGTTATAGCACCCTGTTTTTACAAAACAATTCAATTTATGGTGATTCTAACAACACTAAAAAATTTAAAATTGGTACTACTGATAATGTTAGTAAAGTTAATCTCTCTATGAATTTAGGTATTTCAAATCAATTTGAATTAAGTAATAATCTATTTCTTAACTTAGAACTTAATTACAAACAATACCTTAACACCTATAATAAAAACAACATGAACTTAGCTCCTTTTATGATTAACTTACAAACAGGGTTAACTTATAAAGTTCAATAA